In Rhizobium sp. NLR16a, the DNA window CGGCCGGGCTGGAGGCTGCGCGCGTCGCTGGCGAGCGCGGCCACCAGGTGGTGGTTTTCGAAGCGGCGAACAATCCAGGCGGTCAGATCCGCCTCACCGCCCAAAGCGAACGCCGCAGGGAAATGATCAGCATCATCGACTGGCGCATGACCCAGTGTGAGAAATACGATGTCACCTTCCACTTCAACACCTGGGCGGAACCCGACACGATCGAGGCGGAGAACCCCGATGTCGTCATCATCGCCACTGGCGGCCTGCCGCATACCGAGGTGCTCACCAGCGGCAACGAGCTGGTGGTCTCCTCTTGGGACATCATCTCCGGCGATGTGAAACCCGGAACCAACGTGCTTGTTTTCGACGACGCCGGCGATCATGCAGCGCTTCAGGCGGCGGAGTTCATTGCCAAGGCGGGCTCCAAAGTCGAGATCATGACGCCGGACCGGTCCTTCGCGCCGGAGGTCATGGCGATGAACCTGGTTCCCTATATGCGCTCGCTCCAAAAGTACGACGTGACCTTCACCGTTACCTATCGGCTGGAGGCCGTCGAGAAGAGAGGTAACCAGCTCGTCGCCCTCATCGGCAGCGATTACGGCGGAATTGCCCGTCAGCACAGCTACGACCAGATCGTCGTCAATCACGGGACCATCCCGCTCGACGAACTCTATTTCGAGCTGAAGCCCAAGTCGAATAATCTCGGCGAGGTCTCGCACGACCAGCTTCTCCAGGGGCAACCGCAATCCGTCATCCGCAATCCAGAGGGCAAGTTCCAATTGTTCCGGATCGGCGACGCCGTCGCTGCCCGCAATACGCATGCCGCTGTCTATGACGGTCTGCGCATCGCAAAGGATATATGATTGTCAGAGCGGCCGCCTGTCGGCCGATCGGGAGGGGATGATATGAGTCTGCGCAACGAAAGCCTCCAGCATTTCCTGGAAGCCGCTTCGGTCGCTTTCGGCCAGTTCGCCAGGGCTCCGGAAGCCCGCCGCTCGATCGGGCAGTTCTTCGCGGCGCTGGAGCGTCAGGGGACTGCGCGCGCCGGAGAGGGAAGCCGGTTACCGGTCTGCGCTCACCTCGATATGGCGCTCGCCGTCGATACGTCCTATGCTTCGCTGGCGCGATTGATCGAGGGGTTCAAAGGCATCGAGCCAATGCTTGAATGGCGTCGCCGCACAAAGTATGACCACACCACGGCCAGCGACAATTTCGTTGATGGGCATGCCAATGCCATGATCGTCGGGCCGGGTGGATTGGAGGAGCGAAGTGACCTGTGGTTCGGCGTGACATTGATGGCGCCTCACGTGCGCTATCCCGATTATGACCATGCGCCGGAGGAAGTCTATCTCATGCTGTCCAAGGGAGAGTTCCAGCAGGGGGAGGGGAACTGGTTCTCGCCTGGTATCGGCGGGTCGTTCTATAATATTCCCAGGATCAAACATGCCATGCGGTCGGCGGAGACGCCGCTCTTCGCCTTCTGGGCGTTGCTTGCCGAGCGGTCGCATTGGCGGCCGGCTGTCTAAAGCATGTCGCGCAAAGCTGTGCGGCGGTTGCGGCAACGGCTTACGTAAAAACGAGTTAAAGCGCAGAGCAAGCGAATCTGAAAGATCGCGGCGCGCTTTGGATAAAGGGGCTTGCCATGAAGATTCTCGTGCCCGTCAAACGGGTTGTCGACTACAACGTGAAGATCCGGGTGAAGCCGGATGGCACGGGTGTCGAGCTTGCCAATGTGAAGATGTCGATGAACCCGTTCGACGAGATCTCGGTGGAAGAAGCGCTGCGGCTGAAGGAGGCCGGCAAGGCGGAAGAAGTGGTGGTCGTGTCGATCGGCCCCGCCAAAGCCGAGGAGACGCTGCGGACGGCGCTCGCCATGGGCGCCGACCGGGCGATCCTGGTCGAGACCGACGATCAGGTCGAGCCGCTCGCCGTCGCCAAGATCCTGAAAGCGGTGGCTGATGCCGAGCAGCCGGGGCTTGTCATCGTCGGCAAGCAGGCGATCGACGACGATTCGAACCAGACCGGCCAGATGCTGGCGGCGCTGCTGGGCTCAGCCCAGGCAACCTTCGCCTCGAAGATCGAGATTGGGGACGGCAAGGCGCAGGTCACCCGCGAGGTCGATGGCGGCCTGCAGACGATCGAGATCAAGCTGCCGGCGGTCATCACCACCGATCTCAGACTGAACGAGCCGCGTTATGCCTCGCTGCCGAACATCATGAAGGCGAAGAAGAAGCCGCTCGATAGACAAGCTCCTGCCGATTTCGGCGTCGACACGACGCCGCGGCTGAAGGTGCTGAAGACCGAGGAGCCGTCCGGCCGCAAGGCCGGCGTCAAGGTCAAGTCGGTCACTGAGCTTGTCGACAAGCTGAAGAACGAAGCCGGCGTGCTGTAATCGGGCTGGAACAGGAGCAACTATCATGACCATTCTTCTTCTGGCCGACCATGACGGCAATCACCTTTCCGACCAGACCGCCAAGGCGCTGACGGCGGCAAGCCAGATCGGCTCCGACGTGCATGTGCTGGTTGCCGGCAAGGCTGCCAGGGCTGCGGCCGATCAGGCGGCAAAACTCTCCGGCGTCTCCAAGGTGCTGCTCGCCGAAAGCGACGCGCTTGCCAACAATCTCGCCGAACCGCTGGCCGATCTGATCGTCTCGCTTGCCGGCTCCTACGACACGATCGTCTCGGCCGCCACTTCGGTCGGCAAGACGGTGCTGCCGCGCGTTGCCGCCCTGCTCGACGTCGCCCAGGTCTCGGAGATCATCGAGGTCGTCTCCGCCGACACCTTCAAGCGGCCGATCTATGCCGGCAACGCCATCCAGACGGTGCAATCAAGCGATGCCAAGAAGGTGATCACCGTGCGCACCGCTTCCTTTGCCTCCGCGGCTGAAGGCGGTTCGGCAACGGTCGAGGCGATCCCGGCCGTCTCCGATCCGGGCCTGTCGCGTTTCGTCTCCGATGCACTGTCGGCGTCGGAACGTCCGGAACTGACCTCGGCCAAGGTCATCATCTCGGGCGGCCGCGCACTCGGCTCGGCCGAGAAGTTCAAGGAAGTCATCCTGCCGGTTGCCGACAAGCTCGGCGCCGCCGTCGGCGCATCCCGTGCCGCCGTCGATGCCGGTTATGCCCCGAACGACTGGCAGGTCGGTCAGACCGGCAAGGTGGTGGCGCCCGATCTCTATATCGCCTGCGGCATCTCCGGCGCCATCCAGCATCTCGCCGGCATGAAGGATAGTAAGGTGATCGTCGCCATCAACAAGGACGAGGAGGCGCCGATCTTCCAGGTCGCCGACTATGGCCTCGTCGCCGATCTCTTCGAAGCACTGCCGGAATTGCAAAAGGCGCTCTGAGCGAGGAGACTGAACGTGGCGCGTGCGGTGGGACGTCCAATCAGACCTGGTGCCGACCTTCTCCTGAACGATGAGGAAAAGCCGGCCTATATCAGGCTGCACGACATCGGCAGGGAAAGGCGTCCTCGACCGCTGCAGGAATTCCTCAACGATATCGGCGGGCTGATGCTGTCGGCGGAGGCTCCCGCCGTGGCCAGTTTCGTCGCCGGCAAGGTCCTGCAGAGGCTGCTCAAGACAGGCAAGGTGCGGCCGGAGGCCGGCCCTCTTCCCGGCGTGCCCGAAGGTCTGGATGACGCCATCGGTCATCTGGCAAAATCCGGACGGAAATATGAGGCGATCGCCGGCCAGTTCAAGAGTCTCGCCGACAAGCTGTTGTGGAGACGCGGCCGGACCGGCCCCTTTGCAAGCCTGAACTTCGGCAACATGCACTCGCATGCGGTTCTGGTCGGTCCGGGCGGCATGGAGGAACGAGCAGATCTCCGGGTGGGGGTGATCTATATGGATCGCTACACCCGCTTCCCCGATCATGTTCAGACGCAGCCGCGCGCCTTCATTCTGCTGTCGCCGGGCGAAGTCCGTCTCGGCGATTCCCAATGGTTTTCCGCCGCGACCGGAACCGTCTTCGCGAACGATGCAGGGCAATCGTTCGCGATCCGATGTACGGCCCAGCCGCTTCTCGCCGTCTGGTGTCAGGTCGAGCCGGGATGACAAAGGTGCCGCCGAAGATCGTTTCGATCTCTCGGTCGTATCTCAGCATATCTGACTATCGAGATTGATTTAATAGGAAGGATTATCAAATGGACGTTCGCGCCGCCGTTGCCGTTCAGGCTGGAAAACCGCTCGAAGTGATGACCGTGCAACTCGACGGCCCGAAGGCCGGCGAAGTGCTGGTGGAAGTCAAGGCGACCGGCATCTGCCACACCGATGATTTCACCCTGTCGGGCGCCGATCCGGAAGGCCTGTTTCCGGCCATCCTCGGCCATGAGGGCGCCGGCATCGTCGTCGATGTCGGCCCGGGTGTGACCTCGGTGAAGAAGGGCGATCACGTCATCCCGCTTTATACACCGGAATGCCGCGAGTGTTATTCCTGCACCTCCCGCAAGACCAATCTCTGCACCTCGATTCGATCAACCCAGGGTCAGGGCGTGATGCCGGACGGCACGAGCCGCTTCTCGATCGGCAAGGACAAGATCCACCACTATATGGGCTGCTCGACCTTCGCCAACTACACGGTGCTGCCGGAGATCGCGCTCGCCAAGATCAATCCCGACGCGCCCTTCGACAAGGTCTGCTACATCGGCTGCGGCGTCACCACAGGCATCGGCGCCGTCATCAACACCGCCAAGGTCGAGATCGGATCGACGGCGATCGTCTTCGGTCTCGGCGGCATCGGCCTCAACGTGCTGCAGGGGCTGCGGCTTGCCGGCGCCGACATGATCATCGGCGTCGATATCAACCCGGATCGCAAGGCCTGGGGCGAGAAGTTCGGCATGACGCATTTCGTCAATCCGAAGGAGGTCGGCGACGACATCGTTCCCCATCTGGTCAACATGACCAAGCGCAACGGCGACCTGATCGGCGGCGCCGACTACACCTTCGACTGCACCGGCAATACCAAGGTGATGCGCCAGGCGCTGGAAGCTTCGCATCGCGGCTGGGGCAAATCGGTCATCATCGGCGTTGCCGGCGCCGGCCAGGAAATCTCGACGCGGCCATTCCAGCTGGTGACCGGCCGCAACTGGATGGGCACCGCCTTCGGCGGCGCGCGCGGCCGCACCGACGTGCCGAAGATCGTCGACTGGTACATGCAGGGCAAGATCCAGATCGATCCGATGATCACCCACACGATGCCGCTCGAAGACATCAACAAGGGCTTCGACTTGATGCACAAGGGCGAAAGCATCCGCGGCGTGGTGGTGTACTGAGAATGAAGACGATATCGGCTGATAAGTCTCACGGCGGCACACAGGGCGTCTATGTCGAACGTTCCGAGGCCTGCGATTGCGACATGACCTTCGCGGTGTTCCTGCCGCCGCAGGCGGCCGAGGGCAAGCTGCCGGTCCTATGGTATCTGTCCGGCCTGACATGCACGCATGCCAACGTCATGGACAAGGGCGAGTATCGGCGGCTTGCCGCCGAACTCGGTCTCGTCATTGTCTGCCCGGATACCAGCCCCCGCGGTGACCACGTTCCCGATGAGGCCGACAACTGGCAGTTCGGCAAGGGTGCGGGCTTTTATGTCGACGCCACCCAGCCGCCCTATTCGGCGAATTATCGCATGTACAGCTATATCGTCGACGAGCTGCCGCGGCTCCTTGCTGCGGAATTTCCGGTCGACATGGAGCGCCAGGGGATCTTCGGTCACTCTATGGGCGGACATGGCGCGATCACGATCGCGCTCAAGAACCCCGACCGTTTCCGCAGCTGCTCGGCCTTCGCGCCGATCAGCCATCCTTCGGTTTCCGGCTGGTCGAGACCGGCCTTCCGAAAATATCTCGGCGCCGATGAAAAGACCTGGCGGGCCTATGACGCCTGCTCGCTGATCGAGGACGGGCATCGGATCCCCGAACTGCTCGTCGACCAGGGAACGGCGGATAGCTTCCTGGAGGACGGTTTGCGCCCCGACGAACTCAGGCAAGCCTGCGAGGCGGCTGATATCGACCTCAGGCTTCGCATGCAGGAAGGCTACGGCCATTCCTACTTCTTCATTTCCACATTCATGGAGGACCATCTGCGCTGGCACGCGCAGAGGCTGGCAAAGTAGTTGCAGAGCTCGGCCGGGCATAATGCAAACGGCCAGGGAGGGAAGGAGAAAAGCGATGACCAGCATAGCCATACATCCCGCAGTGGATTCAGGCTTTCGAGCGACTGACGCTGCTTTCGCAGGCGGAACGCTCGTGTGCAACTGCGCGAGCAACCCGGTCAAGGTGAGGATCAAGGGTGACATCGCCCACAACCACGTCTGCGGCTGCACCAAGTGCTGGAAGCCGAAAGGCGCCGTCTTCTCGGTTGTGGCTGTAGCGCCGACCGAAAGCGTCGAGGTGCTGGAAAACGGCGACAAGCTCGCAGTCGTCGATTCCGCAGCCTTGATCCAGCGGCATGCCTGCAAGGAATGTGGCGTGCATATGTACGGGCCGGTCGAGCGCGAACATCCTTTCCAGGGACTGTCCTTCGTCCACCCGGAGCGCTTCCAGGAGGGCGGCTGGGCAAGGCCGACTTTTGCGGCGTTCGTATCGTCGATCATCGAAAGCGGCTTCGATCCTTCGAAGATGGACGCCGTCAGGGCGCAGCTGAAAGCGTTGGGCCTCGAGCCCTATGATTGTCTCTCGCCCGGCCTGATGGACTATATCGCAACTTGGACCGCCAAGAGGAGCGGCGTCCTGGCTGCCTGAACCTTCCGGGGAGCGCTGGCGTGCCGGCGCTCCCCGATCGAGTTCGGCATCTATTGATCGAGGGCGGCTCTCAATTCGCGGCTTACGGCTCCGGCAATTCGCCTCGACGTCGGCTACAAGCAGTGACCCCGCGATAGTATCAATCGCCGCGGCGGGACCATTGATGTCCCTCGGCCCAGTTCGAGGCATTCGGAATGACATCGGCAAAATGTCTGAATATCTGGGGAGAAATGATCTACGGCGCGATCAGGATGATCGATATCGCGGCTTCGATCAATGCGTCGATCGCTTCGTGGTATTGATTATCGTGATGAACTCTTGGTTCACTTGCGGAGGCTGGGCGCGCGTCATCGGCCACAACACCATTTGTGTTGACGATCGGCACCCGCTGGCGCACGGTTTTCAGATTAGATGAGCGCATTCAGAAACGGTGATGAGATGAATATCCGACCTGGGCAGCATCGGCAGGCAGACGGCGCTGCGAAACCCGCCGCCCGTCTCAAGGTTGGGTTTGTCTTGTCGCGGTCGTTCACGTTGTCCGCCTTTGCGCTGTTCGTGGATACGCTGCGGCTTGCCAGCGACGAGCAGGACCGTTCCGGACGGGTGCTTGCCGACTGGCAGGTGATCGGCAGCACGCGGCACCTGATCACTTCGAGCTGCGGCGTCCAGGTCGCTCCGACGTCGGACTTCGTCGATCCCGCACGCTTCGACTATATCGCCGTCGTCGGCGGCCTTCTGAGCGTGGAGAACCCCGTCGATCAGCAGACCATCACCTTCCTCAAGCAGGCGGATGCCAAGAAGGTGCCGCTGATCGGCGTGTGCACCGGTACCTTCATCCTTGCCGCGGCGGGCCTGATGAAGCGGCATGAATCCTGCGTCAGCTGGCTGCATTATAAGGAGTTCCGCGAGCGGTTCCCCGACCTCAGCGTTCGCTCCGACCGGCTCTTCAATCTCGATCGCCAGCGTGGGTCCTGCGCGGGCGGCAGCAGCAGTGCCGATATGGCAGCGCTGCTGGTCAGGAAATACATCAGCCGCGATGCTGAACGGAATGCGCTTGAAGTGCTGCAGATCGAGAAGGCCCGCGCTCCGGCCGACATTCAGCCCAGGCGTCCGCTCTACGACGATTATGACGACGCCCGCGTCAAGGCGGCGATGATTACCATGGAGCAGTTCGTCGATGGCAGCATGCCGATCGAGAAGCTTGCCGCCATGGTCGGGCTA includes these proteins:
- a CDS encoding dimethylsulfoniopropionate lyase, with the translated sequence MSLRNESLQHFLEAASVAFGQFARAPEARRSIGQFFAALERQGTARAGEGSRLPVCAHLDMALAVDTSYASLARLIEGFKGIEPMLEWRRRTKYDHTTASDNFVDGHANAMIVGPGGLEERSDLWFGVTLMAPHVRYPDYDHAPEEVYLMLSKGEFQQGEGNWFSPGIGGSFYNIPRIKHAMRSAETPLFAFWALLAERSHWRPAV
- a CDS encoding electron transfer flavoprotein subunit beta/FixA family protein encodes the protein MKILVPVKRVVDYNVKIRVKPDGTGVELANVKMSMNPFDEISVEEALRLKEAGKAEEVVVVSIGPAKAEETLRTALAMGADRAILVETDDQVEPLAVAKILKAVADAEQPGLVIVGKQAIDDDSNQTGQMLAALLGSAQATFASKIEIGDGKAQVTREVDGGLQTIEIKLPAVITTDLRLNEPRYASLPNIMKAKKKPLDRQAPADFGVDTTPRLKVLKTEEPSGRKAGVKVKSVTELVDKLKNEAGVL
- a CDS encoding electron transfer flavoprotein subunit alpha/FixB family protein is translated as MTILLLADHDGNHLSDQTAKALTAASQIGSDVHVLVAGKAARAAADQAAKLSGVSKVLLAESDALANNLAEPLADLIVSLAGSYDTIVSAATSVGKTVLPRVAALLDVAQVSEIIEVVSADTFKRPIYAGNAIQTVQSSDAKKVITVRTASFASAAEGGSATVEAIPAVSDPGLSRFVSDALSASERPELTSAKVIISGGRALGSAEKFKEVILPVADKLGAAVGASRAAVDAGYAPNDWQVGQTGKVVAPDLYIACGISGAIQHLAGMKDSKVIVAINKDEEAPIFQVADYGLVADLFEALPELQKAL
- a CDS encoding dimethylsulfonioproprionate lyase family protein; the encoded protein is MARAVGRPIRPGADLLLNDEEKPAYIRLHDIGRERRPRPLQEFLNDIGGLMLSAEAPAVASFVAGKVLQRLLKTGKVRPEAGPLPGVPEGLDDAIGHLAKSGRKYEAIAGQFKSLADKLLWRRGRTGPFASLNFGNMHSHAVLVGPGGMEERADLRVGVIYMDRYTRFPDHVQTQPRAFILLSPGEVRLGDSQWFSAATGTVFANDAGQSFAIRCTAQPLLAVWCQVEPG
- a CDS encoding S-(hydroxymethyl)glutathione dehydrogenase/class III alcohol dehydrogenase, which gives rise to MDVRAAVAVQAGKPLEVMTVQLDGPKAGEVLVEVKATGICHTDDFTLSGADPEGLFPAILGHEGAGIVVDVGPGVTSVKKGDHVIPLYTPECRECYSCTSRKTNLCTSIRSTQGQGVMPDGTSRFSIGKDKIHHYMGCSTFANYTVLPEIALAKINPDAPFDKVCYIGCGVTTGIGAVINTAKVEIGSTAIVFGLGGIGLNVLQGLRLAGADMIIGVDINPDRKAWGEKFGMTHFVNPKEVGDDIVPHLVNMTKRNGDLIGGADYTFDCTGNTKVMRQALEASHRGWGKSVIIGVAGAGQEISTRPFQLVTGRNWMGTAFGGARGRTDVPKIVDWYMQGKIQIDPMITHTMPLEDINKGFDLMHKGESIRGVVVY
- the fghA gene encoding S-formylglutathione hydrolase; this encodes MKTISADKSHGGTQGVYVERSEACDCDMTFAVFLPPQAAEGKLPVLWYLSGLTCTHANVMDKGEYRRLAAELGLVIVCPDTSPRGDHVPDEADNWQFGKGAGFYVDATQPPYSANYRMYSYIVDELPRLLAAEFPVDMERQGIFGHSMGGHGAITIALKNPDRFRSCSAFAPISHPSVSGWSRPAFRKYLGADEKTWRAYDACSLIEDGHRIPELLVDQGTADSFLEDGLRPDELRQACEAADIDLRLRMQEGYGHSYFFISTFMEDHLRWHAQRLAK
- the gfa gene encoding S-(hydroxymethyl)glutathione synthase — encoded protein: MTSIAIHPAVDSGFRATDAAFAGGTLVCNCASNPVKVRIKGDIAHNHVCGCTKCWKPKGAVFSVVAVAPTESVEVLENGDKLAVVDSAALIQRHACKECGVHMYGPVEREHPFQGLSFVHPERFQEGGWARPTFAAFVSSIIESGFDPSKMDAVRAQLKALGLEPYDCLSPGLMDYIATWTAKRSGVLAA
- a CDS encoding GlxA family transcriptional regulator, which translates into the protein MRPGQHRQADGAAKPAARLKVGFVLSRSFTLSAFALFVDTLRLASDEQDRSGRVLADWQVIGSTRHLITSSCGVQVAPTSDFVDPARFDYIAVVGGLLSVENPVDQQTITFLKQADAKKVPLIGVCTGTFILAAAGLMKRHESCVSWLHYKEFRERFPDLSVRSDRLFNLDRQRGSCAGGSSSADMAALLVRKYISRDAERNALEVLQIEKARAPADIQPRRPLYDDYDDARVKAAMITMEQFVDGSMPIEKLAAMVGLSRRQLERIFIEKTGMSPAKAYNRVRMERAKSILAQSKAPLIEIALDVGFENASQFTRTFKRTFGQTPSQHRAAALRAH